A stretch of Clostridium formicaceticum DNA encodes these proteins:
- a CDS encoding YcdB/YcdC domain-containing protein — protein MKKYTKAILVILLIGSIGINLIYYRDLRNANEKIKQANTVIASNVESNIRQSIMYIQELIEEQSPEALQSLETSVVTLAFVFNHWVDLNQSSENPNERMQRGLSAVETLRNTISHHLSNQYKTNEHQLMVYDIEMLESMKEQLKRLSLAYHNIEDHLAESKNSGPNDGGLIQIANNIEEISRLYRHSQLPNKHPKYISYEEAVTLAESTIPFLKDVLLKQENQQVVIRDGIHYYQLSYYDDDDEAYLIGIDAINGNVRNYEAKQNISQEKNLSTKDALNIAKNFLNRLYKGEMKEEVFYMESSDKKDAVYSFRFTPIRDEVQITSDAYVINIAANSGKILKCTNDFTDTKLGDYKQAITEEEVQETYRESFGDMEYNGLAIIRSFYTRYQPKLTYSYRTIQNQQQVMMFIDVTTGMPVYEMYYIYQPIF, from the coding sequence ATGAAGAAATATACCAAAGCCATTCTAGTTATATTGTTAATAGGCAGTATAGGGATCAATTTGATTTACTATAGAGATTTAAGAAATGCCAATGAAAAGATAAAACAAGCAAATACTGTTATAGCTTCTAATGTTGAAAGCAATATACGACAAAGTATTATGTATATACAAGAGTTAATCGAAGAACAGTCCCCAGAGGCACTGCAAAGTCTTGAAACATCTGTTGTGACTTTGGCTTTTGTATTCAATCATTGGGTTGATTTAAACCAATCTAGTGAAAACCCTAACGAAAGAATGCAAAGAGGACTCAGTGCAGTTGAAACCTTAAGAAACACAATTAGTCACCATTTAAGTAATCAATATAAGACAAACGAGCATCAATTGATGGTGTATGATATAGAGATGCTGGAAAGTATGAAGGAGCAGCTAAAAAGATTGTCATTAGCCTATCATAATATAGAGGATCATTTAGCAGAATCGAAAAACTCTGGCCCAAATGATGGAGGATTAATCCAAATTGCAAATAATATTGAGGAAATTAGCAGACTCTATAGACATAGTCAGTTACCGAATAAGCATCCTAAGTATATTTCCTATGAAGAGGCGGTAACTCTTGCTGAAAGTACAATACCTTTTCTAAAAGACGTGTTGTTGAAGCAAGAGAATCAGCAGGTGGTTATAAGGGATGGAATACATTACTATCAATTAAGCTATTACGATGATGATGATGAAGCTTATTTAATAGGGATAGATGCTATAAATGGTAACGTTAGAAACTACGAAGCCAAACAAAATATTTCTCAAGAAAAAAACCTATCTACAAAAGATGCGCTGAATATTGCAAAGAATTTTCTAAATAGATTGTATAAAGGAGAGATGAAGGAAGAAGTCTTTTACATGGAATCATCCGATAAAAAGGATGCGGTATACTCCTTTAGATTTACGCCTATAAGAGATGAAGTGCAAATTACGTCAGATGCTTATGTAATTAACATAGCTGCTAATTCAGGAAAAATTTTAAAATGTACCAATGATTTTACAGACACAAAACTAGGAGATTATAAGCAAGCAATAACAGAAGAAGAAGTGCAAGAGACCTATAGAGAAAGTTTTGGGGATATGGAGTACAACGGGTTAGCTATCATTAGGTCGTTTTATACCCGTTATCAACCTAAGCTAACCTATAGTTATAGAACGATACAAAATCAGCAGCAAGTAATGATGTTTATTGATGTAACGACGGGGATGCCGGTTTATGAAATGTATTATATATATCAACCTATTTTTTGA
- a CDS encoding GNAT family N-acetyltransferase, with amino-acid sequence MESMVIRELQQTEKGIFDTQKEGSKVFVIEKEGTTIGYIEMLYDEDRSLLRILNLWVLPQYQRKGIAKKLVKASKGYARFEKAEGIIVEVKSDNNPAIAFFQKEDFKIWSEETSKAEEERSVFLGFRFEDIYR; translated from the coding sequence ATGGAGAGCATGGTGATTAGAGAATTGCAGCAAACAGAAAAAGGAATCTTTGATACACAAAAAGAAGGTTCGAAGGTTTTTGTTATAGAAAAGGAAGGGACAACCATAGGATATATTGAAATGCTCTATGACGAAGACCGCAGCCTTTTAAGAATATTAAACCTTTGGGTTTTGCCTCAGTACCAAAGGAAAGGTATCGCTAAAAAGCTAGTAAAAGCCTCTAAGGGATATGCAAGATTTGAAAAAGCAGAGGGAATTATCGTGGAAGTAAAAAGTGATAACAACCCTGCTATTGCATTTTTTCAAAAGGAGGACTTTAAAATTTGGTCTGAGGAAACATCAAAGGCAGAGGAAGAAAGAAGTGTTTTTCTAGGCTTTAGATTTGAGGATATTTATAGATAG
- a CDS encoding DNA-3-methyladenine glycosylase family protein: MQLDILYKDNEVILKNMLDFDPKHIFECGQCFRWNKEEDGSYTGIAFKKVLNIKKSGGDIIFRYTNKDDFIKIWMNYFDLNTDYSEIKKKLSKNDAIMKEAINFGEGIRVLRQEPWETLVSFILSANNNIPRIKRSIELLCEGYGEYLGAFYGQKRYSFPDAKTIANLKAEEITACNTGYRAAYIAKTAAMVVDEPMALERIKAFDIEVCEKMLMHYPGVGPKVAQCVLFFCMSKMEAFPVDVWIKRVMEYFYFHQETTVEVIQQFAKKKYGRYAGFAQQYLFYYARELGLGKK, translated from the coding sequence ATGCAATTAGATATCCTCTATAAAGATAATGAAGTAATTCTAAAAAATATGCTAGACTTTGACCCAAAGCATATATTTGAATGTGGACAGTGTTTTCGATGGAATAAAGAAGAGGATGGAAGTTATACAGGAATTGCTTTTAAGAAGGTATTAAATATAAAAAAATCAGGTGGAGATATTATATTCCGTTATACGAATAAAGATGATTTTATAAAAATATGGATGAATTATTTTGACTTAAATACCGATTATAGTGAAATTAAGAAGAAGCTAAGTAAGAATGATGCTATTATGAAGGAAGCGATAAACTTCGGTGAAGGGATTAGAGTTTTGCGACAGGAACCGTGGGAAACGTTAGTGTCTTTTATTTTGTCGGCCAACAATAATATACCTAGAATAAAAAGGTCTATTGAATTGCTATGTGAAGGGTATGGGGAATACCTAGGAGCGTTTTATGGACAAAAAAGATATAGCTTTCCTGATGCGAAAACCATAGCGAATTTAAAGGCGGAAGAAATCACAGCCTGTAATACAGGCTATAGGGCTGCTTATATTGCCAAAACTGCAGCTATGGTTGTTGATGAACCTATGGCGTTGGAAAGAATAAAAGCTTTTGATATAGAAGTTTGTGAAAAAATGTTGATGCACTACCCAGGTGTAGGGCCCAAAGTTGCCCAATGTGTTCTGTTTTTTTGCATGAGCAAAATGGAGGCTTTTCCAGTAGATGTATGGATAAAAAGGGTGATGGAGTACTTTTATTTTCACCAGGAAACAACGGTGGAGGTAATTCAGCAGTTTGCTAAGAAAAAGTATGGAAGGTATGCAGGTTTTGCACAGCAATATTTATTTTATTATGCTAGAGAATTAGGCTTGGGAAAAAAATAG
- a CDS encoding DUF554 domain-containing protein: MLGTIVNTIAIACGGLLGVLLRKGIPEHYKTTIMQGIGLSVLVIGLMGAFKSGNILVVIFSIVVGSIIGEKIKIATKLDEMGLWIEGKMGKGHGSVAKGFVTASLVYCVGAMAIVGSLESGLTGNHQTLYAKSLLDGISSVIFASTLGIGVVFSAAAVFIYQGIITITAGAVKYLLVEAVIQEMSAIGGLLIVGIAFNILEIKRISVANMLPAIFLPIVYQLLQPLLLSITTILQNIF, translated from the coding sequence ATGTTGGGAACAATTGTAAACACAATAGCGATTGCTTGTGGAGGGCTGTTGGGGGTTTTGCTAAGAAAGGGTATTCCTGAACATTATAAAACGACGATTATGCAGGGGATTGGTCTTAGTGTACTTGTAATAGGTTTAATGGGGGCGTTTAAGAGCGGTAACATTCTTGTAGTGATATTCAGTATTGTAGTAGGAAGTATCATTGGAGAGAAGATAAAAATTGCTACGAAGTTAGATGAAATGGGACTTTGGATCGAAGGAAAAATGGGTAAAGGGCACGGATCTGTTGCCAAAGGCTTTGTAACTGCAAGTCTTGTTTACTGTGTAGGAGCGATGGCCATTGTGGGCTCTTTAGAAAGTGGATTGACGGGAAACCACCAGACTCTATATGCAAAATCCCTGCTTGATGGGATTTCTTCTGTTATTTTTGCCTCTACGCTAGGTATTGGTGTTGTTTTTTCTGCTGCGGCTGTTTTTATTTATCAAGGAATCATCACGATAACAGCAGGAGCTGTAAAGTATCTTTTAGTAGAGGCAGTGATACAGGAAATGTCGGCTATAGGGGGACTGCTTATTGTGGGGATTGCCTTCAATATCTTAGAAATCAAGCGAATTTCCGTTGCCAACATGTTGCCGGCAATATTCTTACCGATTGTCTATCAATTGTTACAACCATTACTTCTTAGTATTACTACAATTTTACAGAACATTTTTTAA
- the groES gene encoding co-chaperone GroES: MNIKPLGDRVVIKKVEAEETTKSGIVLPGSAKEQPQMAEVVAVGPGGVVEGKEITMEVKPGDKVIFSKYAGTEVKYDGVEYTILRQNDILAIVE; this comes from the coding sequence ATGAATATTAAACCATTAGGTGACAGAGTTGTTATTAAAAAAGTGGAAGCTGAGGAAACAACAAAAAGTGGTATTGTTTTACCAGGAAGCGCTAAAGAACAACCACAAATGGCGGAAGTTGTGGCTGTAGGTCCTGGAGGTGTAGTAGAAGGTAAGGAAATTACAATGGAAGTAAAGCCAGGAGATAAAGTAATTTTCTCAAAATATGCAGGAACAGAAGTAAAGTATGATGGTGTTGAATACACGATCTTAAGACAAAATGATATTTTAGCTATTGTTGAATAA
- the groL gene encoding chaperonin GroEL (60 kDa chaperone family; promotes refolding of misfolded polypeptides especially under stressful conditions; forms two stacked rings of heptamers to form a barrel-shaped 14mer; ends can be capped by GroES; misfolded proteins enter the barrel where they are refolded when GroES binds) has translation MAKEIKFSENARRALESGVNKLADTVKVTLGPKGRNVVIDKKFGSPLITNDGVTIAREIELEDPYENMGAQLVKEVATKTNDVAGDGTTTATLLAQAIIREGIKNVAAGANPMILKKGIEKAVTAAVAELKNISKAVEGKEAIGQVGAISAGDEEIGKLIADAMEKVGKDGVITVEESKSMGTTLDVVEGMQFDRGYLSPYMVTDTEKMEAVLSDPYVLITDKKIANIQEILPVLEQIVQQGKKLLIIAEDVEGEALATLVVNKLRGTFECVAVKAPGFGDRRKAMLEDIAILTGGTVISEELGYELKSVTIDMLGTARTVKVDKENTTIVEGSGDEKAIKDRVHQIKVQIEETTSEFDKEKLQERLAKLSGGVAVIQVGAATETELKERKLRIEDALNATRAAVEEGIVPGGGTALANVTSAVEALLDTVEGDEKTGVKIIRRALEEPVRQIAENAGLEGSVIVEKVMNSEKGVGFDALNEKYINMFEAGIVDPTKVTRSALQNAASVSAMLLTTEAAIVDVKEDEPAMPPGMGGGMPMM, from the coding sequence ATGGCAAAAGAAATTAAATTCAGTGAAAACGCTAGACGTGCGTTAGAATCAGGTGTAAATAAGCTTGCTGACACTGTAAAGGTAACATTAGGGCCAAAGGGAAGAAATGTTGTTATCGATAAAAAGTTTGGATCACCACTAATTACAAATGATGGTGTTACGATTGCTAGAGAAATCGAACTAGAAGATCCTTATGAAAATATGGGAGCTCAGTTAGTGAAAGAAGTTGCTACAAAAACAAATGATGTGGCTGGAGATGGAACTACCACAGCTACACTTTTAGCACAAGCGATTATCAGAGAAGGTATTAAGAATGTAGCAGCTGGAGCAAACCCTATGATCTTAAAAAAAGGTATAGAAAAGGCTGTAACTGCAGCAGTAGCTGAATTAAAAAATATTTCTAAAGCAGTAGAGGGTAAAGAAGCTATTGGGCAAGTAGGTGCTATTTCTGCTGGTGATGAAGAAATCGGAAAATTAATCGCGGATGCTATGGAAAAAGTAGGTAAAGATGGCGTTATTACTGTAGAAGAATCTAAGTCTATGGGAACTACTTTAGATGTAGTAGAAGGTATGCAATTTGATAGAGGATACTTATCTCCATACATGGTTACAGATACAGAAAAAATGGAGGCAGTGCTAAGCGATCCTTATGTTTTAATTACAGATAAAAAGATTGCCAACATTCAAGAAATCCTACCGGTATTAGAGCAGATTGTACAGCAAGGTAAAAAGCTATTAATTATTGCTGAAGATGTTGAAGGTGAAGCCTTAGCTACATTAGTTGTAAACAAATTAAGAGGTACTTTTGAGTGTGTAGCTGTAAAAGCGCCAGGCTTTGGTGATAGAAGAAAAGCTATGTTAGAAGATATCGCTATCTTAACTGGCGGTACAGTGATCTCTGAAGAATTAGGTTATGAATTAAAATCTGTTACAATTGATATGCTAGGAACAGCTAGAACTGTTAAGGTAGATAAAGAAAACACAACTATTGTAGAAGGTAGTGGTGATGAAAAAGCCATTAAGGATAGAGTACATCAAATAAAAGTACAAATCGAAGAAACAACCTCTGAATTTGATAAAGAAAAACTTCAAGAAAGATTAGCAAAATTATCTGGTGGTGTAGCTGTAATCCAAGTGGGTGCTGCTACAGAGACAGAATTAAAAGAAAGAAAACTTAGAATTGAAGATGCACTAAATGCTACAAGAGCTGCTGTAGAAGAAGGTATTGTACCTGGTGGTGGTACAGCATTAGCAAATGTTACTTCAGCTGTAGAAGCCTTATTAGACACTGTTGAAGGCGACGAAAAGACAGGTGTTAAAATCATCAGAAGAGCATTAGAAGAGCCTGTAAGACAAATTGCAGAAAATGCAGGACTTGAAGGTTCTGTGATCGTAGAAAAAGTAATGAACTCAGAAAAAGGTGTAGGCTTTGATGCATTAAACGAAAAGTATATCAATATGTTTGAAGCGGGTATTGTAGATCCAACAAAGGTAACAAGATCTGCATTACAAAACGCAGCATCTGTTTCAGCGATGTTATTAACAACTGAAGCTGCAATCGTGGATGTTAAGGAAGATGAGCCAGCAATGCCTCCAGGAATGGGTGGCGGCATGCCAATGATGTAG
- a CDS encoding spore coat protein: MNTNHQASFTEKELMNDLLASEKQVTSAYNVGITEASCQNLRQHLTQCLNDAQQIEYQIFDAMQKRGWYQIKQAQSQDVQNAKTKYNQMKTELK; this comes from the coding sequence ATGAATACAAACCACCAAGCCAGCTTTACCGAAAAAGAGTTAATGAACGATTTATTGGCTTCTGAAAAACAAGTAACCTCTGCTTACAATGTTGGTATTACTGAAGCCTCTTGCCAAAATCTGAGACAGCATTTAACACAATGTCTAAACGATGCACAACAAATTGAATACCAAATCTTCGATGCAATGCAGAAAAGAGGCTGGTATCAAATAAAGCAAGCACAATCTCAAGATGTTCAAAACGCTAAAACAAAATATAATCAGATGAAAACAGAATTAAAATAA